One segment of Ziziphus jujuba cultivar Dongzao chromosome 12, ASM3175591v1 DNA contains the following:
- the LOC112493083 gene encoding putative protein NRT1/ PTR FAMILY 2.14, producing the protein MKEHTTKSCRRPSFWSFFCWTKHKSSSSSTTDDDSLQRALIENDDVNLSSPSTTVTSRKLGWKAVPYILGRSSLSLSIFFFTYRNEAIQRLATFGLMGNFMVYLVREFHMDQVVATNILNVWNGASNLSPLVGAFLSDAYLGNYLTIILASLVALPGMVIITLTATVPQLRPPQCSPTMQQLDQCVGYTKSQLWILLIGLYWLALGTGGMRPCTIPFGIDQFDTTNSEGRKATSSLYNYLYTVYTLAFFFGQTIVYIQNSINWALGFGIPTFLMVCSILLFLAGTKIYVYEKPEGSVFSGILQVFVAAYKKCHQEVLTDAEFFDPPLKENDAAKLPLSTQLRFLNKAALIVDNNDQYLKVDDEPCPDPWRLCSVQQVEEVKCLIKIIPIWASCIISFVAITIQGTFTISQAMKMDLHLGPKFEIPPGSLGVLSYITIAIWVPFYDIILLPTIRKITKSEEGISSLQKIGIGNVCSILCMVLAGLVERKRRALAMSNPQPGGIATMSGMWLAPHIIFVGFFEVFSAVGQIEFYNNEFPHKMRTVGNSLLYLSIAGASYLSNLLVNIVHSTTNWLTNDIDDGKLDYFYFLIAGLGALNFVYFLLCSWGYCYKTTVKFDTEQCNISVNQAWLCKDE; encoded by the exons ATGAAAGAACACACAACAAAAAGTTGCAGGCGTCCTTCTTTCTGGTCATTTTTTTGCTGGACCAAACACAAATCAAGCAGTAGCAGTACTACTGATGATGATTCCCTACAGAGAGCATTGATAGAAAACGACGACGTCAATTTATCATCTCCCAGCACCACCGTCACCTCAAGAAAGCTTGGTTGGAAGGCCGTGCCCTACATTTTAGGTCGATCGTCTTTGTCTCTGTCTATTTTCTTCTTCacttata GAAATGAAGCGATTCAAAGATTGGCAACGTTCGGGTTGATgggaaattttatggtgtatTTGGTGAGGGAGTTCCATATGGATCAAGTGGTGGCAACAAATATTCTCAATGTCTGGAATGGGGCCAGTAACCTTTCTCCTTTAGTTGGAGCCTTCCTTTCCGATGCTTACCTTGGCAACTATCTTACCATTATCTTGGCTTCTTTAGTAGCTCTCCCC GGCATGGTAATAATCACATTAACAGCAACAGTGCCACAGCTTAGACCACCACAATGCAGCCCAACAATGCAACAATTGGACCAGTGCGTTGGCTACACAAAATCCCAACTGTGGATCTTGCTTATCGGCCTATATTGGTTAGCCTTAGGGACCGGTGGAATGAGGCCCTGCactattccatttggaattGACCAATTTGACACCACCAACTCTGAAGGAAGGAAAGCGACAAGCAGTCTTTATAATTACTTATACACCGTTTATACTCTTGCCTTCTTCTTCGGCCAAACCATTGTTTATATCCAAAACTCAATTAATTGGGCATTAGGTTTTGGGATACCTACTTTTCTTATGGTTTGCTCTATTCTCTTATTTTTAGCTGGAACcaaaatatatgtgtatgaaAAGCCTGAGGGAAGCGTTTTCTCTGGAattcttcaagtttttgtagCGGCTTATAAGAAATGCCACCAAGAGGTTCTAACTGATGCCGAATTCTTTGATCCTCCACTTAAAGAAAATGATGCGGCCAAGCTGCCACTCTCCACACAGTTAAG GTTCCTTAACAAAGCTGCTTTAATAGTGGACAATAATGATCAATATCTGAAGGTAGATGATGAACCTTGTCCAGATCCATGGAGGCTATGTAGCGTCCAACAAGTGGAAGAAGTAAAATGCTTGATAAAAATCATTCCAATATGGGCCTCTTGTATAATTTCCTTTGTTGCCATTACAATACAAGGAACATTTACAATATCACAAGCCATGAAAATGGATCTCCACCTCGGACCCAAGTTTGAAATTCCTCCAGGTTCACTCGGTGTTTTATCATATATAACAATAGCTATATGGGTCCCATTTTACGACATCATTTTACTACCCACCATTAGAAAAATCACCAAAAGCGAAGAAGGAATTTCATCTCTCCAAAAAATAGGAATTGGAAATGTTTGCTCAATTTTATGCATGGTACTGGCTGGTTTGGTGGAGAGAAAAAGGAGGGCTTTGGCCATGTCAAACCCTCAACCGGGCGGTATTGCAACGATGTCAGGTATGTGGCTGGCCCCTCATATTATTTTCGTCGGTTTTTTTGAAGTTTTCAGTGCAGTTGGACAGATTGAGTTTTACAACAACGAATTTCCTCATAAAATGAGAACCGTTGGGAATTCTCTACTATATCTATCCATAGCAGGAGCAAGCTATTTGAGCAATTTGTTAGTGAATATTGTGCACAGCACAACGAATTGGTTAACCAATGATATAGATGATGGAAAATTGGATTATTTTTACTTCCTCATTGCTGGACTTGGTGCTCTGAATTTTGTCTACTTTTTGTTATGTTCTTGGGGATATTGTTACAAGACCACTGTGAAATTTGACACCGAGCAGTGTAATATTTCTGTCAATCAAGCTTGGTTATGCAAAGATGAATGA